Sequence from the Verrucomicrobiota bacterium genome:
AGCGCGCCGTTGGCCAGGGCGTGATCGTACCATTCGTTGATGTGCTGGTTGGACATGCTGCCGGAGCGTTCTTTCTTGCGTTGCCAGTGCACGTCCATCAGGCGTGCAAACTCGTGCAGGTCGCCGGCCTCCAACGCCCGTTGGCTCTGTCTGCCCAGGTCCTTGACGAAATGCAGGTTTTCAATCATCGCCTTGTCGGCCACCAGGCTTTTCTGTTTCTGCTCTTGCAGGATTGAGGAAGCCGACCGCGAGTAGCCGGTGAAGAAAAGCAAAAGGTTGTCCTCGAGGTTGAACAGCGTTTCCTCAGTGATCTTGAGCGGCCATGCGTCCACCCGGCCGTCCGGCATGAATTTGAAGCAGGTAATCCCGCCATAAGCCGCGATATACTGGTCTTGTTTGCCGATCGGTTCGCCCAAGCGGTTGATTTCGATTTCACAAGCTTGTTCCGCAAGCTCGGCCGGGTGCACCAGGTGTTTCTTGACGGCGTGCAACGCCTTCAGCAGTGCGGTGGTGAAGCTGCCGGATGATCCCAACCCCGTACCGGCCGGGATGTCAGCCATCGACGTGATCTCGAGGTACGGCCCCTCAACCCCCACCGTTTTCATCGCTTCGCGGATGATCGGGTGCTCCACCTGATCGGCCGACTTGACCCGTTCCAGCTTGGAATACTTGACGATCAACTCGTCAACAAAAGTCTGGTGTAACGTAATGTAAACGTACTTGTCGATGGCCGCGGCGACCAGAAAACCGGAATGCTCCTCGTAATAGGAGGGCAGGTCGGTGCCGCCGCCGCCCAGGGAAATGCGCAGAGGAGAGCGAGTGATGATCATGGAACGGGTA
This genomic interval carries:
- a CDS encoding galactokinase → MIITRSPLRISLGGGGTDLPSYYEEHSGFLVAAAIDKYVYITLHQTFVDELIVKYSKLERVKSADQVEHPIIREAMKTVGVEGPYLEITSMADIPAGTGLGSSGSFTTALLKALHAVKKHLVHPAELAEQACEIEINRLGEPIGKQDQYIAAYGGITCFKFMPDGRVDAWPLKITEETLFNLEDNLLLFFTGYSRSASSILQEQKQKSLVADKAMIENLHFVKDLGRQSQRALEAGDLHEFARLMDVHWQRKKERSGSMSNQHINEWYDHALANGALGGKLIGAGGGGFLMFYTEDKSRLRHAMREKGLTEVRFRFDFEGTKIVVQS